Proteins encoded within one genomic window of Haematobia irritans isolate KBUSLIRL chromosome 5, ASM5000362v1, whole genome shotgun sequence:
- the LOC142240275 gene encoding microfibril-associated glycoprotein 4-like, with amino-acid sequence MCFMFYLCFILILWHQCMAGEADECTNTDWAKEEIELYSQLFLRLNSIIKSNIELQTQMLDVKDEMKQLKKLCTGSESTPNESDIFSPLLSHMELSNEDPIRIDGDINSPPKRWTTILRRIDGTQNFDRIWLEYKNGFGNISGEFFIGLEKLYAITMLQPHELLIVLKDFNNEMRYARYDHFIVGSEEEEYPLKNLGKYEGTAGDALSYHNGGKFSTKDRDNDDQQKISCAQKFGGGWWYRACHESNLNGQYVHSDHDLCYASGIHWKGFHSRWYSLKFAEMKVRPSHKS; translated from the exons atgtgttttatgttttatttatgtttCATACTAATATTGTGGCATCAATGTATGGCTGGCGAAGCAGATGAG TGCACCAATACcgattgggcaaaagaagaaatCGAATTATACAGTCAATTGTTCCTACGATTGAATTCCATCATTAAAAGCAATATAGAACTTCAAACTCAAATGTTAGATGTAAAAGATGAGATGAAACAACTGAAGAAACT ATGTACTGGGAGTGAATCAACACCAAATGAATCTGATATATTCTCTCCTCTTCTGTCCCATATGGAACTAAGCAATGAAGATCCAATACGCATTGATGGTGACATAAATTCTCCTCCCAAAAGATGGACTACCATTCTAAGACGCATCGATGGTACTCAAAATTTCGATCGCATTTGGTTGGAGTATAAAAACGGATTTGGTAACATATCAGGGGAATTCTTTATTGGTCTGGAAAAATTATACGCCATAACTATGCTCCAGCCACATGAGCTGTTAATTGTGTTAAAAGATTTCAACAATGAAATGCGTTATGCTCGATATGACCATTTTATCGTTGGGAGTGAAGAAGAAGAGTATCCCTTGAAGAATTTAGGGAAATATGAAGGTACAGCTGGCGATGCTTTAAGCTATCACAATGGAGGCAAATTTTCCACGAAAGATCGTGATAATGATGATCAACAGAAAATAAGTTGTGCTCAAAAATTCGGTGGTGGTTGGTGGTATAGAGCATGTCATGAAAG caacCTCAATGGTCAATATGTGCATAGTGATCACGATCTATGTTATGCATCGGGCATACATTGGAAGGGTTTTCACAGCCGATGGTATTCGTTAAAATTTGCTGAGATGAAAGTACGGCCAAGCCATAAATCATAA
- the Jwa gene encoding PRA1 family protein Jwa has protein sequence MAADVVTENLELPPLRSLDDFVLGSARFQIPNIKDFDKWGNRVVKNLLYYQTNYFLLFLAIYGLMMIINPVKIICGLTVQAMIIAILLHFFSGGNRTRFLRIKVPSGGSDAQKWYILGGALLVGYLLLHWFDAILLSCFTLLLPFSLTFIHSSLRLRNLKNKVANTVASVNIGPSTPMGAFLDAFNIAADRVLS, from the exons ATGGCAGCAGATGTAGTTACCGAGAATTTGGAATTGCCACCACTACGAAGTCTTGATGATTTTGTGCTGGGGTCTGCAAGATTCCAAATTCCCAATATTAAGGATTTTGACAAATGGGGAAATCGTgtagtgaaaaacttgttgtatTATCAGACAAActattttctattgtttttggcCATCTATGGGCTTATGATGATAATAAATCCGGTAAAAATAATCTGCGGACTTACCGTACAGGCCATGATAATTGCAATACTCTTACATTTCTTCAGTGGAGGTAATCGAACGCGTTTCCTGCGCATTAAAGTACCAAGTGGTGGTAGCGATGCTCAAAAGTGGTACATACTCG GTGGAGCCTTACTTGTCGGTTACCTTTTGCTGCACTGGTTTGATGCTATTCTCTTGTCCTGCTTCACTTTATTGCTGCCTTTCTCATTGACATTCATCCATTCGTCGTTGAGATTGAGAAATCTGAAGAATAAGGTCGCCAACACTGTTGCCAGCGTCAATATTGGCCCCTCAACACCAATGGGGGCATTTTTGGATGCTTTCAACATTGCCGCTGATCGTGTTCTCAGTTAA